In Aliiglaciecola sp. LCG003, a genomic segment contains:
- a CDS encoding pyridoxamine 5'-phosphate oxidase family protein, producing MSKKLTQIMWKAMADSPYVMVALTGRVEHSEPMRAQLDEDANDCFWFYTTKTNRIAPGGKAMIQFVSKDHKVFACIKGSLSHETDPAIIDKYWSRQVEAWYEDGKKDDSLKMMRFDLVDAEIWEVDPDLTGMLKLATGVTISPDEMGSREKVNF from the coding sequence ATGTCTAAAAAATTAACTCAGATTATGTGGAAAGCAATGGCTGACAGTCCATACGTGATGGTTGCACTTACCGGTCGTGTCGAGCACAGCGAGCCTATGCGTGCTCAATTGGATGAGGATGCCAATGATTGTTTTTGGTTCTACACCACCAAAACGAATCGAATTGCGCCTGGCGGAAAAGCCATGATCCAATTTGTCAGTAAAGACCATAAGGTGTTTGCATGTATTAAAGGTAGTCTTAGCCATGAGACTGACCCTGCCATTATTGATAAATATTGGTCAAGACAAGTTGAAGCTTGGTATGAAGATGGCAAAAAAGATGACTCCCTAAAAATGATGCGCTTCGATCTTGTCGATGCTGAGATCTGGGAAGTAGATCCTGATTTGACCGGCATGCTTAAATTGGCAACCGGCGTGACTATTAGCCCAGATGAAATGGGTAGTAGAGAAAAAGTCAATTTTTAA
- a CDS encoding YqiA/YcfP family alpha/beta fold hydrolase, with product MQDVLIYIHGFLSSPQSVKSQQTVKYINEHYPNLLFEAPQVPNYPDQAIALLEDIVSAHQGKKLGFIGSSMGGFMATYLVEKYGGKAVLINPAVKPFELLIDYLGDHVNPYTGMKFTLSPTHIDQLKALDSPIIHNPRNYWALLQTGDETLDYRQAQKRYANSKLTIEEGGDHSFTGYPDYLADIFTFLFDKT from the coding sequence ATGCAAGACGTACTAATTTATATCCATGGCTTTTTGAGCTCCCCACAATCGGTTAAGTCTCAGCAGACTGTAAAATATATCAACGAGCACTATCCAAATTTGCTATTCGAAGCACCGCAAGTTCCTAATTATCCTGATCAAGCAATAGCGCTATTGGAGGATATTGTTAGCGCTCACCAAGGTAAAAAACTAGGATTTATTGGTAGTTCTATGGGGGGATTTATGGCTACCTACTTAGTTGAAAAATACGGTGGTAAGGCGGTTTTGATTAACCCAGCCGTTAAACCATTTGAGCTGCTCATAGACTATTTGGGTGACCATGTAAATCCCTATACCGGGATGAAATTTACTCTTTCGCCTACCCATATCGATCAATTAAAAGCTTTAGATTCGCCTATTATTCATAACCCTAGGAATTATTGGGCACTGTTACAAACAGGTGATGAAACGCTAGATTATCGTCAGGCACAGAAACGCTACGCTAACAGCAAGCTGACTATTGAAGAGGGTGGTGATCATAGCTTTACTGGTTACCCAGACTACTTGGCAGACATCTTTACTTTCTTATTCGATAAAACTTAG
- a CDS encoding metallophosphoesterase — protein MPDASNNHYQSLLQLTDCHLFSDPEKMAYGVNPLKSLNALLAQVAAIQPDALIVTGDISADDSKHSYQLFLESIHQYGLADKLKVIAGNHDQSPWFAHYMAGFDLTFQAPLNLGNWQIHGIDTRHKGTLGYLHPSDLQQLLNNIDSQPQYYHMIACHHNPIQTGSWMDKHEWLNRQSFLDAIANRENIRTVIYGHIHSDTTHIFENCLLQSCPSSCWQFALCEEFKVADEQPGMRHILLGDEGQLQSQIYRVS, from the coding sequence ATGCCTGATGCTTCCAACAATCATTATCAGTCTTTACTGCAATTAACCGATTGCCATTTATTTTCTGATCCTGAAAAAATGGCGTACGGGGTGAATCCACTAAAAAGCCTGAATGCGCTATTAGCACAAGTCGCGGCTATACAACCTGATGCGCTGATTGTAACGGGAGATATTTCAGCTGATGATAGCAAGCACAGCTATCAGTTGTTCCTCGAGAGCATTCATCAGTATGGTCTGGCTGACAAGCTTAAAGTGATTGCCGGTAATCATGATCAATCCCCTTGGTTTGCACATTATATGGCGGGATTTGATTTGACATTTCAAGCTCCCCTAAATTTAGGGAACTGGCAAATCCACGGCATAGATACACGACACAAAGGAACTTTAGGTTACCTTCACCCTAGTGACTTACAACAACTTCTGAACAATATCGACAGTCAGCCACAGTACTACCATATGATTGCCTGTCACCATAATCCAATACAAACAGGTAGTTGGATGGACAAGCACGAATGGTTAAACCGTCAATCGTTTTTAGATGCTATTGCTAATCGAGAAAATATCCGGACTGTTATTTATGGGCATATCCATAGTGACACCACACACATTTTTGAAAATTGCTTGCTTCAATCATGCCCATCAAGCTGTTGGCAGTTTGCATTGTGCGAGGAATTTAAAGTAGCAGATGAGCAACCAGGCATGCGTCATATCCTACTGGGTGACGAAGGTCAGTTGCAGTCGCAAATCTACAGGGTGAGTTGA
- a CDS encoding DUF1249 domain-containing protein, with amino-acid sequence MGQTNSQRKYVPHLPSLLAVCESNYARLLRLLPDCDTLTLSYIIGINKGLDYRVKILDSSRYTSTVELAQLADNTPIYLRPVMQVRLYHDAKVAEVLNAQHVGSLKPSYVYPNVKMHQPNEKEMTNRFLSEWLAFCLRHRETLRSSET; translated from the coding sequence ATGGGACAGACTAATTCACAACGTAAATATGTACCACACTTACCAAGCTTATTGGCCGTTTGTGAGAGTAATTATGCCCGCCTGTTACGGCTACTTCCTGATTGCGATACCTTAACATTAAGTTACATAATCGGAATTAATAAAGGGCTAGATTATCGAGTTAAGATACTGGATAGCAGTAGATATACCAGCACAGTTGAGCTGGCTCAGTTAGCCGATAATACCCCTATCTATCTGCGCCCAGTGATGCAAGTCCGCTTGTATCATGATGCTAAAGTAGCTGAAGTGTTAAATGCCCAACATGTAGGCTCGCTCAAACCTAGTTATGTTTATCCAAATGTGAAAATGCATCAACCCAATGAAAAAGAAATGACCAATCGCTTTCTATCTGAATGGCTGGCATTTTGTTTACGTCATCGTGAAACTTTGCGTTCGTCTGAAACTTAA
- the nudF gene encoding ADP-ribose diphosphatase, whose protein sequence is MKPYPFFSKKDLKISETNKLYDGFFKLIGFNFSHRLFDGGWSKPIHREILERGHAVAVLLYDPKLTEFVVIEQFRIGALPTSKSPWLIEIVAGMIETGEAPEDVCRREAKEEAGVDIKRLYKALSYLSSPGGTTERLHIYIGEVDASGAGGVHGLDDENEDILVRRITKTQAVEWLDSGKIDNAAAVIALQWFLINEQKLLNEWHGTD, encoded by the coding sequence TTGAAACCTTACCCTTTTTTCAGCAAAAAAGATCTTAAAATCAGCGAAACCAACAAATTATATGATGGTTTCTTTAAATTGATAGGATTTAACTTCAGCCACCGATTATTTGATGGCGGCTGGAGTAAACCAATTCATCGAGAAATCCTAGAGCGTGGTCATGCGGTAGCTGTGTTGTTATATGATCCTAAGCTAACTGAATTCGTAGTTATTGAACAATTTCGTATTGGAGCCTTACCCACCAGTAAATCGCCTTGGTTAATCGAAATTGTTGCAGGCATGATAGAGACAGGCGAAGCGCCGGAAGACGTATGTCGCCGTGAGGCAAAAGAAGAGGCTGGTGTAGACATCAAACGTTTATACAAGGCTTTGAGTTACCTTTCCAGTCCAGGAGGCACCACTGAAAGACTGCACATTTATATCGGCGAGGTTGATGCCAGTGGTGCAGGGGGTGTGCACGGTTTAGATGATGAAAATGAGGACATATTGGTCCGTCGAATAACTAAAACCCAAGCTGTAGAATGGCTAGATAGTGGCAAAATTGATAACGCCGCTGCGGTTATCGCGCTACAATGGTTCCTAATTAATGAACAAAAACTACTAAATGAGTGGCATGGGACAGACTAA
- the tolC gene encoding outer membrane channel protein TolC — translation MKKTILSLLVGFSVASQAFADDLYQVYQRALEQDPTINRAKADRDAAFEGIEISRANLLPQVSGVISYTDSSQDQFDYQAGEDEQAPPTVSVISSDTTNLGWDINLSLSVYDHKNWVGLDRAEKQAQQSDTNYAISKQDLIVRTTSAYLAVLRAQDGLVFVQAEKRAIERQLEQTKQRFNVGLTAITDLHEAQANFDNTVAQEIVAENLVELRLEELREITGKYHDNLSVLNTETFSASRPVPAIVDDWLSIAEEKNLELMVNKLSKEIAKDDISSARAGHYPTLTLRASVGRDDTEVNGNSGLPARDNNSIGLNLNVPIYSGGATSAQTAQAKYRYIAASENLELAHRSAIRSVRSSYNDVIAATSTIRALEQAIVSAESALQATEAGFDVGTRTIVDVLNSTRNLFDAKRNLASARYDFITAVLGLKRAAGNLTEQDVVDINRGLRPPVQS, via the coding sequence ATGAAAAAAACCATTCTGTCTCTGCTTGTCGGCTTTAGCGTGGCCTCACAAGCCTTTGCAGATGATCTTTACCAGGTGTATCAACGTGCACTTGAACAGGATCCGACGATTAACCGTGCAAAAGCTGATCGAGATGCCGCTTTTGAAGGGATTGAAATTAGTCGTGCAAATTTACTGCCGCAAGTGTCCGGCGTAATCAGCTATACCGACAGCTCCCAAGATCAATTTGATTATCAAGCAGGTGAAGACGAACAAGCGCCACCAACGGTATCCGTTATCAGCAGCGATACCACCAACTTAGGTTGGGACATAAATTTATCCTTGTCGGTATATGACCACAAAAATTGGGTGGGTTTAGATCGCGCAGAGAAACAAGCTCAACAAAGTGATACTAACTACGCCATCTCCAAGCAAGATTTAATCGTCAGAACCACTAGTGCCTATTTAGCCGTGCTAAGGGCTCAAGACGGTTTGGTTTTCGTACAAGCCGAAAAACGCGCGATTGAACGTCAGCTTGAACAAACCAAGCAGCGCTTTAACGTGGGCTTAACAGCAATTACCGACCTGCACGAAGCACAAGCCAATTTTGATAATACTGTAGCCCAAGAAATTGTTGCAGAGAATCTAGTGGAACTGCGCTTAGAAGAGTTGCGTGAGATCACTGGTAAATATCATGACAATCTATCTGTACTGAACACTGAAACATTTAGTGCATCTCGTCCAGTTCCCGCAATAGTCGATGATTGGCTAAGTATTGCTGAAGAAAAAAACCTTGAGTTAATGGTCAACAAACTAAGCAAAGAAATCGCCAAAGATGATATTTCTTCTGCTCGAGCAGGCCATTACCCCACACTTACTTTAAGAGCATCAGTTGGTAGAGATGATACTGAGGTTAATGGTAATAGTGGACTCCCAGCGCGAGATAATAACTCCATCGGCCTTAATTTAAATGTACCTATTTATTCTGGTGGCGCAACCAGTGCCCAGACAGCACAAGCGAAGTATAGATACATAGCTGCGAGCGAAAATCTTGAGCTGGCTCATCGCTCAGCCATTCGCTCTGTGCGCAGTTCATATAATGATGTGATTGCTGCCACTTCGACGATTCGGGCCTTAGAACAAGCTATCGTTTCTGCAGAGAGTGCATTACAAGCAACAGAAGCTGGTTTTGATGTGGGTACGCGGACCATTGTAGATGTACTAAACAGCACGCGTAACTTGTTTGATGCGAAAAGAAACTTAGCCAGTGCACGATATGATTTTATTACCGCAGTGCTAGGTTTAAAACGTGCAGCGGGTAATCTAACCGAGCAGGACGTGGTCGACATCAACCGAGGATTGCGCCCGCCCGTTCAATCTTAA
- a CDS encoding ion transporter, with product MRATSLKSKFVQIRSNKLFELVVIAVIIFSALLVGAKTYEMSETLISVSIFLDWFITIFFLTEITIRFVAEPRKRDFFKNFWNLFDTLIVFVSLIPAENTDMALIARLVRVFRVLRMISIIPELRLLLTSLVKAMPQLGYVMLLMFIIFYIYAAIGSTLFETINPVLWGDITVSMLTLFRVMTFEDWTDVMYETMEVYPLSWIFYLTFIFLSAFAFLNMVIGIVVNVMEQENVKARQEKMELMGEPTIADLAKQLTQIQQQLAELTKK from the coding sequence ATGCGCGCCACTAGTTTAAAAAGTAAATTTGTACAAATACGTTCAAACAAACTGTTCGAACTCGTCGTTATTGCAGTCATAATCTTTTCAGCCTTGTTAGTAGGTGCCAAAACCTACGAAATGTCTGAAACGCTAATATCTGTTTCAATCTTTCTTGATTGGTTTATCACCATTTTCTTCTTAACCGAAATTACGATTAGATTTGTAGCTGAACCGCGAAAGCGTGATTTCTTTAAAAATTTCTGGAACCTGTTCGATACCCTTATTGTTTTTGTTAGTTTGATCCCTGCCGAAAACACCGATATGGCATTGATTGCTCGCTTAGTGCGGGTATTTAGAGTATTACGGATGATCTCAATCATCCCAGAGTTGCGCCTACTCTTAACTTCATTAGTCAAAGCCATGCCACAACTAGGCTACGTGATGCTGTTGATGTTTATCATCTTTTATATCTATGCAGCCATAGGTAGTACGCTGTTTGAAACCATCAATCCAGTTTTATGGGGAGACATCACCGTATCTATGTTAACGCTGTTTAGGGTCATGACCTTTGAAGATTGGACAGACGTCATGTACGAAACCATGGAGGTCTATCCCCTTAGCTGGATATTTTACTTAACCTTTATATTCTTAAGTGCCTTCGCTTTTTTGAACATGGTTATCGGGATAGTGGTCAACGTGATGGAACAAGAAAACGTAAAGGCCCGACAGGAAAAAATGGAGTTGATGGGCGAGCCCACTATCGCTGATTTAGCGAAGCAGTTAACTCAAATTCAACAGCAGTTAGCAGAGTTAACTAAAAAGTAA